Proteins found in one Gammaproteobacteria bacterium genomic segment:
- the sohB gene encoding protease SohB, with product MEFISNYGLFLAKAATILIFIWLLLSLIISLTHKAQEQDQIEIKNLNKKFDNLKLLMQKSLLSKKQLKELVKNNKKLNKKTKSENKRKRVFVLNFVGNIKASAVKHLRKEITAILAVAKPEDEVVICLENAGGMVHEHGFASSQLERIKQRNIPLTVAVDKVAASGGYMMACVADRIIAAPFSIIGSIGVIAQLPNFNRLLDKHGIDYEQVKAGDLKRTLTMFGKNTDEDRERFTEQMEETHTLFKEFVASNREQIDIQEIATGEHWLGKRALELKLVDELLTSDDYLLRKSETADVYEVKHSAPKTVSEKIMGSAQLAFEKVMTTLWERKLLS from the coding sequence ATGGAATTTATATCTAATTATGGATTATTTTTGGCAAAGGCTGCTACGATTCTGATATTTATCTGGTTGTTGTTGTCATTGATTATATCATTGACGCATAAGGCGCAAGAACAAGATCAAATTGAGATTAAAAATCTAAATAAAAAGTTCGATAATCTAAAGTTGCTAATGCAAAAATCTTTGCTTTCCAAGAAGCAGCTGAAAGAGCTGGTGAAGAATAATAAAAAACTAAATAAAAAGACAAAAAGTGAAAACAAGCGGAAGCGAGTCTTTGTTCTGAACTTCGTAGGTAATATTAAAGCTAGTGCAGTCAAACATTTGCGCAAAGAAATAACGGCTATATTGGCAGTAGCTAAGCCTGAAGATGAGGTGGTTATTTGCTTGGAGAATGCAGGCGGCATGGTTCATGAGCATGGTTTTGCTTCATCGCAGTTAGAGCGCATTAAGCAACGAAATATTCCTCTGACTGTAGCGGTAGATAAGGTTGCTGCAAGTGGTGGATATATGATGGCGTGTGTCGCAGATAGAATAATTGCTGCGCCTTTTTCAATTATTGGTTCTATTGGCGTGATTGCTCAGCTGCCTAATTTTAATCGGTTGCTTGATAAACATGGAATTGATTATGAGCAGGTAAAAGCTGGTGACCTTAAACGCACATTGACAATGTTTGGAAAAAATACAGACGAAGATAGGGAGAGGTTCACTGAACAAATGGAAGAAACTCATACTTTGTTTAAAGAGTTTGTGGCTAGTAATCGTGAGCAAATTGATATTCAAGAAATAGCTACAGGTGAGCATTGGTTAGGTAAACGTGCGCTAGAATTAAAGCTAGTAGATGAATTACTTACTAGTGATGATTATTTGTTACGTAAAAGTGAAACAGCTGATGTTTATGAAGTAAAGCATAGTGCTCCTAAAACCGTGAGTGAAAAAATTATGGGGAGTGCACAATTAGCGTTTGAGAAAGTAATGACGACGCTGTGGGAGAGAAAATTGCTTTCTTGA
- a CDS encoding N-acetylmuramoyl-L-alanine amidase encodes MLQLTKIDTDYWEIYWVLHPKSSNTSYVVRLIIALSAIFAVLPTCVFAESFQVENIRVAKNGQVTRVVFDTNAVPSYKIFTLNNPRRVVIDLVDAKLSAKVNQAVFKASFVDKLRHANRSNNKLRIVLDINQQIVTKSFVLPPNGNSRHRLVIDLKNSQQTNTLIAKKTSTRAAKDIVKTTTTKKTKIAKTTNKKPKVTASNNSKHVEKIVKPKPTKKTYPKSEQDIIAKVTAPAKVTTKTNQAKKVTPATKKYRPSTFVVAIDPGHGGKDPGATGYAGTREKDVVLQISKRLAKLINAEKGMRAVMTRNSDKFLTLRGRIKKARQQKADVFISIHADAVDDRRVRGSSVYILSKNGASSEAARFLAQRQNESDVIGGVKLEGKGKDVQKVLVDLSQAATIDASMKLASSVKKELSTLGKTRKNVEHAGFAVLKSPDIPSILVETAFISNASEEKKLRSSTHQQKLASSVFKGLKRYLKYHAPKDAVLASNIKTDKHTIKYGETLSEIAILYRVSIDAIRKTNSLRSDRIRVGQKLIIPEV; translated from the coding sequence TTGTTACAGTTAACAAAAATAGACACAGATTATTGGGAGATCTACTGGGTGCTACATCCAAAATCATCAAATACCAGTTATGTCGTTCGGTTGATAATTGCCCTAAGTGCAATATTCGCTGTCCTTCCCACCTGTGTATTCGCTGAATCATTCCAGGTCGAGAATATTCGTGTAGCCAAAAATGGCCAAGTAACTCGGGTTGTATTTGACACTAATGCAGTCCCTTCATATAAGATCTTCACACTCAATAATCCTAGACGCGTAGTCATTGATCTTGTTGACGCAAAACTATCTGCCAAGGTAAATCAGGCCGTATTCAAAGCATCTTTCGTGGACAAACTTCGTCACGCTAATCGATCCAATAACAAACTTAGAATTGTACTCGACATTAACCAACAGATCGTAACCAAAAGTTTTGTGTTACCGCCCAATGGAAATTCTCGCCATCGACTTGTCATTGACTTAAAAAACTCTCAACAAACAAATACGCTGATAGCCAAGAAAACTTCCACCAGAGCAGCGAAAGATATTGTTAAAACCACTACCACTAAAAAAACAAAAATAGCTAAAACTACGAACAAAAAACCAAAAGTTACTGCATCTAATAATAGTAAACATGTCGAGAAAATAGTTAAACCCAAGCCGACTAAAAAAACCTATCCAAAGTCGGAGCAAGATATTATTGCAAAAGTAACGGCACCAGCTAAAGTAACAACTAAAACCAATCAAGCAAAAAAAGTTACACCTGCAACAAAAAAGTATAGACCCAGCACATTTGTGGTGGCCATAGACCCTGGGCACGGCGGTAAAGATCCAGGCGCAACAGGTTATGCTGGCACACGCGAAAAAGATGTTGTCCTACAAATTTCCAAAAGATTAGCTAAATTAATTAATGCCGAAAAAGGAATGCGTGCCGTTATGACGCGCAATTCAGATAAATTCCTCACACTACGTGGGCGTATTAAAAAAGCACGCCAGCAAAAAGCTGACGTTTTTATTTCAATCCATGCTGACGCCGTGGATGATCGACGTGTTCGAGGCTCATCTGTCTATATACTATCCAAAAATGGTGCAAGCAGTGAAGCCGCAAGATTTTTGGCTCAACGTCAAAACGAATCCGATGTGATTGGAGGAGTAAAATTGGAAGGCAAAGGCAAGGACGTTCAGAAAGTACTGGTAGACCTCTCTCAAGCAGCTACTATCGATGCCAGCATGAAATTAGCAAGCTCAGTCAAGAAAGAATTAAGCACGCTGGGGAAAACACGCAAAAATGTTGAACATGCTGGTTTTGCGGTACTCAAATCTCCTGATATTCCATCCATTCTCGTAGAGACAGCATTTATATCTAATGCATCAGAAGAAAAAAAATTACGCTCATCCACCCACCAACAAAAACTTGCCAGCTCGGTATTCAAAGGATTAAAGAGATACTTGAAGTATCACGCCCCTAAAGATGCTGTACTTGCCAGCAACATTAAGACCGACAAACATACTATTAAATACGGTGAAACATTATCTGAGATAGCAATTTTATACCGCGTGAGTATTGATGCAATCCGCAAAACAAATTCACTAAGGTCAGATAGAATTCGCGTTGGCCAAAAACTAATTATTCCTGAAGTTTAA